The following is a genomic window from Deltaproteobacteria bacterium.
ACATATATTTAAATAATGAAAATGGTATTTGATGGTATACATGTTATACGCATTTAAAAATATGCGCTAATTTTTCCTACAAGCTGCGTCAGGACTTTTTAAGGAGTTACTATTGAAATACATAACTTTTAAAAGTTTCTTTTTTTAAAACGTTTACAACCAGCAAACTAAAAGCAGGTGTATAGATTTTTGAGAAGCTATAATCTTATTTGGATTAGCTAATGGAAATTTATAATCAAACACCTTTTTCGCCACTAATTTTTAATACTGATGCTATTGGTGATTTATCTTTTTACACTGCAGTTGTTCGTGGCACCTTTACCATCACTAGCCATAAAAAAATACAGTTAGCTCAAACGCAAGAACCATTAGCTCTCAATGATCGCTTTTTAAATGATCCTCACACTAGCAGTCTTATCGAAGAAACGGATCTTGTCCCATATAAGCCACGCGCTGATATCTACTTAAACGCAGAAGCTCATGCACCAAATGGTAATCCACTAACAAACTGGTTAGTTAGAGCTCGAATTGGTCAGTTGACTAAAACTTTACGCGTTTGTGGGCAGCGCTATTGGCGTCGCAATATTCTCGGTTGGTATCTCGACAAACCTGCACCGTGCATTAAAGTTCCACTTCATTATGAGTTAGCCTATGGAGGCACGGTTACTTTTGGTGAAACCTCTGAAGCCTACGAGTACAATCCAGTCGGGCTTGGTTATGTTACCTGTTCATCATCTGGACGACTTAAAACTGGTACACTTAAAAGCTTACCAGCACCGCAAATCGAAGCCCCTAATGAACCTATCGTAAACCTTAAACGCCGCTATACTCCGCAAGGTTTTGGCCCTATTAACCGCGCATGGTTACCACGTCGCACGCTAGCTGGCAGTTTTGATCAGGCTTGGCTTGATAGACGTTCTCCTCGTTTGCCTGTCGATTTTAATTTTTTACACTACAATAGCGCTCACCCTGATCTTATTTACAATGGCTTCATGCAAGGTGATGAGCCCGTCATTCTTGAAGGTTTTGACCCACATAAAATAATCAATTTCAGTCTTCCTGGCTATAAAATCAAAGTAGCCGTGAGTGACGTTTTTGGTCCGATAGAAGAACAATGCTGTCAGCTTGATACTGTTCGTATCGATGTTCCTGCTCGACGAGTTCACCTAACATGGCGCGCCATGATTAACACGCGTACTCAA
Proteins encoded in this region:
- a CDS encoding DUF2169 domain-containing protein; its protein translation is MEIYNQTPFSPLIFNTDAIGDLSFYTAVVRGTFTITSHKKIQLAQTQEPLALNDRFLNDPHTSSLIEETDLVPYKPRADIYLNAEAHAPNGNPLTNWLVRARIGQLTKTLRVCGQRYWRRNILGWYLDKPAPCIKVPLHYELAYGGTVTFGETSEAYEYNPVGLGYVTCSSSGRLKTGTLKSLPAPQIEAPNEPIVNLKRRYTPQGFGPINRAWLPRRTLAGSFDQAWLDRRSPRLPVDFNFLHYNSAHPDLIYNGFMQGDEPVILEGFDPHKIINFSLPGYKIKVAVSDVFGPIEEQCCQLDTVRIDVPARRVHLTWRAMINTRTQLDKMVVWTFKELKHAS